The DNA region TGACCTGTAGTGACCTATGCCCCAAGCATGACCCATTACAAGGGCCTGCTATCCCCCCTCTAAATTTCAAATCAATTGTGACCCTTGTTTGTAACCTGATCTTCTATGTACATTGGCCACAGCCTTACTTCCTATGCCACCTGTCTCCAGCATGACCTGCTATGACCCCTGCTCTTAGCTTGAACTGCTATGGCCCTTGAACCCATCCTGACCTATAACCCCTATCCTTCATCTTGACCTTTCATGACCTTTGCCCCTATCTCGACCTGTAATGACCTCTAATCTTACCTGTTGTGAGTTGTGTTTGTTCCTCACAGCTTCGTCGTACTTGGGAGGTTCCTTCTGTGGGACAAAGAAAGGATTTGACATGGTCCTCCCCAGTGACATTTTAGCTTCCACAGGAGAAGAAGGTAAGGATGCAGTTCTGAAATACACATAGTAACATCATCAATTTATGATTGTAATAAATTAAATCCAAATTAGTTATTGTCTTGAATCTTTTGAAAACATACagaaatttttgtttgtttatctgGCGTAAAAGAAAAAGCAAACTTTGACACACCAATTAAAGTACTTTTTGGTAAGTGATGACTTACCTAGTGGTGGCTAGCCCATTGGGTGGAGCCGTCAATGTTATCGTCTTGGCACCAGATGTCACCAGTAGTGTTGGCTGTTTGAATATGGCTGTTGAACTAGAAGTTCCTGGTTTCACTATGTTGAGACTCTGATGCAGTGACTGTGTTTTAAAGAAGTCTGTGAGATTTGGTTTGGTAGCTTGTTTCTTGTTGTCTGACGCTGTACTGGTAGCCACCATTACTGTAGGAATGCCGTGATGAGCTAGCTGGAGACCATGGGCCGTCGTCAGCACTGGTGGATTACCAATCATTGAATGTAATGACTGAGTGGGAATCTGCACCAGTTTGGTTATACCCATACTCTGGGGAATCGGCGAGATCTTACCTTCCCCTAGAGTCACTGTCGTCAGCATTTGTGGAGGCGACAAGGGCTGTTGTGGAGGGGAGATAGGCTGTTGTATTAACTGTGGAGGGGATATCGGCTGTTGTATTGACTGAGGCGGCGACAGGGGCTGCTGTAAGATCACTGGCGGTGAATTGGGTTGTGAGGTCATTGTATGTATCATCTGAGGAGGGGGAGTTGGTTGTGGACTTGGCTGCATAAACTGAGGGGGTGAGGTTGGTTGCTGGATTATCTGTTGTATTACTTGTTGAGGGGGTGAGTTTGGCTGTTGGGACAGTTGTGGAGGTGAAGCTGGCTGTTGCACCAATTGTGTACCAGTCTGTTGCTGTAAATGTCTCTGCTGTTGTTGTAGATGCTGATGTTGCATCTGTTGCAGCTTCAGCCTCATTTGTGACTCTTCCAGCTCTTTTTGCAGCTGTGCGATGCGGCGTTGTTGTTGGAGCAGAATCTCACTGCTGATCTGAGGGGCAGCCCCTGGTGGAGAGTTGGCCTGTTTGATGGGCACCGTGGGCTGTGTCTGGATTTGGGGTTGTGGCTGTGGCTTTGGTGATGTGACAGTTGCTGTCACTGGTGGTGTCATAGCCTGACTGACACTCGTGGGAGAGAATCTGCGAATATCTGCTGGTCCATCTACATCCATTGTTATGTCCATAGGGGCCACAGATGGTGGTCTAGAATTGTCGACTGCCATAGGAATAGAGGACTGACTCAGTGTCAGTGGTCCCCCTTTATTCTGAGCATTTAATGCGGATTGAGCAATGTCCATAATTTCTGGTGAAAGTGGAGTGGTTGTAATGATTTGTTCCGTCTTAGGAGAGCAGGGTGGAGACTGCATACATATAGCCTCATCTAATGGTGGTAGAGGAACAGATTTGACACTAACGATCGTCGGAACAGGTCTCTTGATCAAGGATGTTGAGTTATCATTAGCCATGCTAGTATTCACTGACCCCTGGGCAACACCAATGATTACATCAACATATGGCTTTAACCTTTCTATCAACTGAGGTTTAGGCCCAGATACTGGTAAATTCCTTTTCTTCAGTTCTAGTTTTAGATCTGCCACTTTCATGTCCTCGAGGTTAGAGAATGGTTTCTGCACCACATGATTTGACTTATTCTGTGTTTTAGAGCTGTGGTTCTGAGATACAGTGTGTGTTCGTATCTGTGAGCCAGGCTTTTGCACCACAGATTGTCCACTTTGCACTTGAACCTGTTGCACTTTTTGAACCTGAGGTTGCGACACAGTCTGAAGTTGTGCAGGTTGTTGTTTGATCACATTGTGTTGAACTGCAGGAGACTGCAGTAATGATGTTGACACTACAGTAGTTGCGACCTGTGATGGTACCATGCCCTGCGCTGGCACTACTGACGGTGTGGCCAAGATCCCCTGGGCGGGGACGACATTCTGTGGGGGTAGTAACCCCTGAGCTGGTACCACACCTTGAGCCTGAACCACTGTAGGAGGACTACTGACAAATGTCGGGGGACTGTTAATCGCAGTAGTCATGATGACACTACCGGCCACACTTCCTGGTGACACTGCCGTACTCGACTCCACCTTCTGGTGTGGTAAAAGTGTTACAGGGACAGGCATGTTCTTCTGCTGGAACTCCAACTGCCACTGTAGGAACAGCTGCTGCTGCTGAAGCATCAGATGGTACTTAGTATCGGAGGCCGGGGGAGTAGAACTAATAGTACTGTTCTGTGCAGGAGATGGCGTAGAGGTCACCGTCGATGTCACTTGGGATTTGGATGCACTTGGAGGTCCCTTGTATTCATGAAATTTTATCACTTTAGACTTTGATGAGGTTTTTGGCTTTGACTTTTTCTGTCGAGAGGCCTTGTTAATGCCGTTACCAGAGCTCCCGTTCTTGGATGATGATGAAGACGATGAGAGAGAGCCGGTAAAGGAAGTGACAGGAGTGCTAAGAACAGCAATGGACTGAGTATTGAGAGGGGACATCTTGGTGAATGTGGGCGCCGTGATTGACGTCCGTTGTGATTTGAGCTGTATTGGTGGAGGGTCAGGCGCTGGAGGTACCACTGGTGGACTTCCGATGTCGGACATCCCCGACTCCTCTGTCTGGGACGGTGAAGGTGCGCCCTCACTACTGTCATCATCAAACACAAAATGGTACGACTTAGAATCTTTGTTGTCTGGAACTTGTAACTGCACGACTCCATCTGAagataaacaaagttatattaGTCACCAGCTCGACAAAAGcaacaatcaaacaaattaatttaCTATAATAAATGATAGAATATGGCTGTATAAGGCTGAAGCAGATATACTTTTGTAATGTTAAAgcagatatacagtaccatagtATATAAAGTCTTGGCAGAAGattataaaatatcatgttatttcttgaaataattacttttttatCAAGCTAATATAACAGGTATACTATAGAATAGGAAATGTTTGCTTTATTTCACACTGCCATAAAAAGATTTTGATTTGTTCTAGTTTACCCTCTCCAATGTAGAAAACATGTATTACACATAATGTGAAACACATACTTGTGTTTGTTAAATCATTTGCCTAGCCTTAATGCTGCCTATCCATTGTTGGGCCAATAGGGGGAATGTGAATTGAGTCCAGTATAGTACTATGTAGCAGTATAATGTTTACTCTAACCCTTGTACATTAGTCGTATAAGTATAGTGTGATGTTACTGAACTCTTTTTGACTACAAACCTTGAAATACATTCAAGTTACATACACAGTTTTATGTGTAAGTTGAACAGcaacatatacacaatgtaaaGTTTTAAGCCTGACCATGGTTCAATGAGATTGGAAATTAAAGTCATGCCATGCATAAACAAACAGAACAGTGTATGAGTGTCGGTAAGGAGTTTGATAGTGATAATCAAATAATCTCCCTTTTCAGACCAATCCAAGAACTTTATGATAACCTGGCTCAGGATTCAAATGTTCAATATGACAGGAGAAAGGGAGAAGGCAATGAAGACATGCAATCTGCTGTTAGGTTGTCCTAGCACCTGTGTATGTGGAGGGAGAGGTTTGGGGAGGGGAGGAGGGATATGTTTATGACCCCTACTGGTGTAATGAGACCTAGGATGACAGGGCCTGGCTACCTGTGATAGCATCTGTCAGCATTTCATCTTCAGTTTTTAGAATGTTGCCTCGTATTAGATCCAATGGCCCAGGTCGGTGCAGCAGTTTTTCATTGAGATCATCTGCAAGTCGAGCACGCTTCAACAGGCGTTGTCGCTCATGCAGAGAAGGGTCTATTTTTGTATCTGAAAGGCACAAAACCATAAGACATGCAAAAACCTTGTAGCCACACAATAACCACAACTTAAGAAATCAACAAATTAAGGGCAGGTAAAATAACAGCATACGATATGGTTAAATCATAAAACAAGCATTTCTCAAGTAAATGATTCTTGTTTTTTTACTTGTTctttaaacatgtaaacatcTAGGCCCATATCATTATGGCAGAAATGaaagatatatttcatattacttTAAGTTCTGAACGACCATTAGTTCCTTTTAAGAGATTGAATTATTAGATTTGAACCAGAATTTTggaaatgtaatttttatttcctttataatataaatatccTTCTGGCACCTCATCCAGGTAGTAGTATGATGTATGATTTGTTACCGCTGTTTTTTCATTATTCCCATTTTTGTTTTCTCAAAACAAGAGTAATTGAACACAACTCTTGTTTCTCCAACGTAACTCTGAGACGAGCGGCAGGCGGTTAGACATTAATAACACTGAACCacacaccaaaacaaaattaaagacagcaacaaacttcaacaaaaCTATTCCCTATCAGCCTCACTTTGAATGGCACCTGCTTCTAATTTTAGACTTTGTGTTCTAGATATCTCTGTATTATCCTGCATGAATATACCTTTGTTTCTTCTACTTAAATTTGCaacatatcattaataaatctaTTAATATGTGTCTTACAtgaacaatttgtttgttttcatctGATTTCTTTTATCTACATCCTCTACTCATCATTCAATATTCACATTATGTAAATTCAAAGGCTGGAGAAGttaaaagatgattttttttttacttgtagACTTCCGTTCTTTTTTGGCTACACCAATGGTACGAGATATGTTATTGCCATAATTACCTGTGCCCCATTAGGAGCTGATTAAATTGGCCACCTATGGCTAGTGTTATGTGTGACTAACGGGTTAGCAAAAGGAGAAAACATAGAGGTGAAACAGCATAGCATTATTAGTCAAGATGAAAAGTAACTAACATGTTATGCAAAAAGGAAATGGTGCATATGGATACTGTACAGAGAATTATTGAAAGGTCTTGCTTCCAGTAGGCTGCATAGCAATATACCATAGCAGATACACTATCTATAATAGACTTCCCATATGGATACGACTACACTATCGCCACTTAAAAAGCTTTTTCAAATGGTTTCTATAGCCTTTAGAGATTCACCGTTTTGTTGTTAAACAAAGCCAGGAAGCAGAAGGCAGAGAAATACAGAGGAACTGCTGGAGTCTGCACATTTTGGTTTAAGTAAAGATATCTGGGATCTGTCCTATGATGAAAAAGGAGCTATAGTGGTTTATCATTCTATAGTGGTTTATCATAAACCCATTCACCCCTTGAATTTCATATTGAACTCTTCCAGCCTTCTAATGAGAAAATTACAATTGTGTCTCCAGGGGTGATGGAGTTAATTATAGAAGACAAGACTTTAGATTTATATAGTTGCATATTTGGTTAGAACACTTCAAAGCAAACTCTAGACTAGTGGATAGTTCCTTAAATTGACTCTGTTTCATTTACTGTCAACATTAAACTTGATAGCTGGGTAAGAGGAActttcaaggtcaaggtcaaaggttaagGAACAATCCACCAAACTAATATCACTCAGTAAACTCTGGGTAGTTACCTTCTAGTATGTGTTGCTGTACCAGTAGTTGTCGGTCTGGACGATGGATGATTTTGTGTCGCAGTAAATCCCCAGTCTGTCAAGaggaaaatcacaaaattaatatCTAAACATTAGAAATTAAAAATTCAAGTGTTATTGGTTTTAGATTTTAATGTCAATGTATATGACTATACAATACAGGAACCTGTTTATCaagattattattttgtgataattagaAAATTTGAACAATTTTAATTGGATAGCGTGGCAACAACTCTTTGTTGTATTGGCCCAAACAATAAAGGGACAAGACAACATGACAACACCACTCTAATGAAGTAATAGTAACAGATTACACCCTAACTTTTAACACTATCCAGTAGCAGTAAGGTCTGTATAACCATACTAACTTTTAACACTATCCAGTAGCAGTAAGGTCTGTTTAACCATACTAACTTTTAACACTATCCAGTAGCAGTAAGGTCTGTATAACCATACTAACTTTTAACACTATCCAGTAGCAGTAAGGTCTGTATAACCATACTAACTTTTAACACTATCCAGTAGCAGTAAGGTCTGTATAACCATACTAACTTTTAACACTATCCAGTAGCAGTAAGGTCTGTATAACCATACTAACTTTTAACACTATCCAGTAGCAGTAAGGTCTGTATAACCATACTAACTTTTAACACTATCCAGTAGCAGTAAGGTCTGTATAACCATACTAACTTTTAACACTATCCAGTAGCAGTAAGGTCTGTATAACCATACTAACTTTTAACACTATCCAGTAGCAGTAAGGTCTGTATAACCATACTAACTTTTAACACTATCCAGTAGCAGTAAGGTCTGTATAACCATACTAACTTTTAACACTATCCAGTAGCAGTAAGGTCTGTATAACCATACTAACTTTTAACACTATCCAGTAGCAGTAAGGTCTGTATAACCATACTAACTTTTAACACTATCCAGTAGCAGTAAGGTCTGTATAACCATACTAACTTTTAACACTATCCAGTAGCAGTAAGGTCTGTATAACCATACTAACTTTTAACACTATCCAGTAGCAGTAAGGTCTGTATAACCATACTAACTTTTAACACTATCCAGTAGCAGTAAGGTCTGTATAACCATACTAACTTTTAACGCTATCCAGTAGCAGTAAGGTATGTATAACCATACTAACTTTTAACACTATCCAGTAGCAGTAAGGTCTGTATAACCATACTAACTTTTAACACTATCCAGTAGCAGTAAGGTCTGTATAACCATACTAACTTTTAACACTATCCAGTAGCAGTAAGGTCTGTTTAACCATACCATTGACCCTGTTTAACAATAAAGAAAAGTAACTGATGCAGAAACAATCAACAAGACAGATACAAGCTGTCCAAATGTTTATCTTCTTTTGAAATCATAACTTGGGGAAAATGATAGCCACTATTTTTGCCAATATGATCTATTCTAGGATGTGGGAACCAGTCAATGTCCAGATGTAAAGTTCAGACAGACTATCTGGGGGTGACTTATAGATCAAAGTGGAGGTAGTTGGACAGGAACATGGCCCTGGTGATTGGAGTGGAAGGGAAGACAAGATGGAGAGAGGAATCCCCTCATTATCACCATGGTAACCTCACTCCCTCTCAACAAAGGCCAACACATCAAACAAGACAAAACCCACTCAGCCAGCAAATATGAAGAAATCAGGGACTAGAACACAGGCAGCAGTTTAATTTAATTTACTGACTTCTATGGGTGCCAGTATAGGCTAACCTGACTTGGCAGGGCCTCCAGCTGTAGACCAATATCTCCCAGTAATTAATGGTGGACTTACATAATCTGATACATACAAAAACCATGGGGGGATTATCAGATATGGATGTTTGTAATGTTGATAGACTGTCTGATTTCTCTATAGGACGCTGGGCATTGGTTTCCATAGACTGACCATCAGTCTCTAGAATATAGGACTTTGCTTTACAATCTAGACTGACCATCAGTCTCTAGAATATAGGACTTTGCTTTACAATCTAGACTGACCATCAGTCTCTAGAATATAGGACTTTGCTTTACAATCTAGACTGACCATCAGTCTCTAGAATATAGGACTTTGCTTTACAATCACTATCATACATCCAATTTCAAACTGAGGGAGATAATTTAGTATTAGATTTAAAATTGAGAAAATCATACCAGAAACTTAGGGCATGATAGTAAGTTTCTGATTACTGTGAATTTAATCATTCTGCTTTTGGGAACCGAGTCTACCTATTCAATGAAAATTTCACGATACTTTTGAGACAATAGTTAAACATAGGTCTTTGATACAGAGCATATTAAACCTTCTTGCCTAATGTAATGTGTGTGTATGGAGGATTACATCTGCTGAACAGCCCCTAGTAACCTACACTAAGTAACCCTCCTGACCTGTTGTTCACAGTGGCAGCCACTTCTCTCTGATAATTATCTTCATTAACTGGGCCTGACAGTCGCCTGATGGTTCATCCCAGTTACCTCACTGGTACATATCTATCTACATTACTGGGGTGGAATCATCAGTCGAAAGTAGGGTGTGACCAGGGACTCATAGTAAGTTCAACTTTACTAAATGTACTATCAAACATTAGATAAGAACTTCAATCTCCCAAAGACTTAATAGGACAAGGTCTTCTCTCAAACTAAACTGTAATTTAGAAACACCGGCTACCCTACTATAATTCTATAGAAACTCCTCTTCAGGAAGGCTATTAGACATAAATGTCCTCATCTCTATACTTGCTTTCAACAAGACAGACTTGGGTTACATAATAGGCCAAATGTTATGGCAAGGCATAACAATATAAGGCAACACCCCCTCTCCAATTGAAATTTCTATTGGACTGAGGAAGAAATCACAAAGCCATCTTGTATTAGAGTCATTAGGGTCAAAATGGCCGTGAAGTTGAGCATGAGTTGCCGTGTAACATGTCCTGAAGATGAGCATGAGTTGCCGTGTAATAAATGTTTGTGTACCTCAGTAATATACCTGTACTAAGGATATGATCAATGAGCCCTAATCGTGACTGACAGGCAGTATTTACCTGCCCATATTATAAGTAAGTAATCAGGGAGAAACAGTAAGATCACCTCACAGCTATAGCAGGTAATGAGGAAGAGTACAGAGAATAGCCATAAAGTTATACCAATTGCAACGAAAGTAAATAGAAATACCATCAAATGGTAGCAATCAGAACGAAAAAATATCAACACGGCCATCAAACTGGGAGCAATCAGCAGGGAACATATAAAAACGGCCATAACCTAGCAGTCTTCTTTATATATGGGAGGGAACCAACATCTGGCAGCCATAGAGCACATTGACTGTGACCAAGTTTCTAAATATAGAACCAATTGCATCCTGTTGCCATAACATTGTGTATTAGACCTGATTAGTTACAAATTAATTCTGGTCACAATCTGCATAAAGGTGGCTGCAGCGATGTTGAATGTGTTTTGTGTTGATGATGTAGGACACAGCTTTTCAGCAGCCGTGATGTAAGAGTTGTCTTACACGGACAATGCCGCTTAGTCCTTATAAAGCCCAATATTATATTCTTCAGTCTACATTAATTTCTGATAAACCCAATTCACTGTTGACATTGTTCCATGCAATATCTGGACAATCTAGGAACAATCTGAAATCATGTCTTTGCCAAATTTCTCATACATAAAATATTAGCATAGAATACATAATAAAATGCGTTATCGAGAAATTACACCACATCCATGTGTCTACCACTGAACACAGCGTCACCAGACTTCAGCTGGCGGCAGTTAAAATACATCTATCAAATATGTGAGGTGAAATAATGCCAATAGTTGATTTGAAATAGAACTGTAAGGAGCTGAGAGATAACACTGCTATAGGACTGGCACACATTACGTACAGTTTGCACCCATCGCTCCCTAACTTTGTTTGTTTAACGGTATGACATCCCACATTCCCCTGCGCCTCAGAACTCCTCTAACAGATCCCAGCTCTGGTCTGTACCACTACCACAGCAGCGAAAAATAACAGAGAATGCCAACTGAGGCCACCAGCCTTaacaaattaattgtttatatttgaATTAGGGCAAAGCTCAaagaaatttagattttttttcagagaaGCAATTTCTGTAAAAGCCAAAACCAGTATTTggaaattctacaaacatttgGCTAAATGTCTTGTAGACCATTACCAGCCCATTCCCATAACCTCCATAGTCTGTTTTGTACAGAACTGATAGCTCAGGAAAGATATGGAACAAAAACACCCTTGTCAAATAAGGCAAATCTGTTTCCAATTTGTTTACGGAAACTTGAAGATATAGCACATTAAGCATTTCATATAAAAACTCCATTCTCCAACCCAAATGTGGATTTCTCCAAATGGCATGATAAGATTTTGTAATCTTATGACACGTATCATTCATTTTTTATCCTTATATAAAGTCGGGTTTCATTCACCCAAATAGCTAGTTTTATGTTAATAGTTCTGTCCTAACAAGACTTTCATTGAAATGAATACTGATTTCTCCCAATGTCAACAATGGGTATTTATTTGGTGTCTGACTCTATCAGTAGACAGCCACCAAGCAGTGCTGAGGGATACACAACAAACGTATCAACTGAACCAAGTTCAAAGTCATGACAATTTTTCATTACTGCTACCATTTTGACCTTTAGTTGCAGTGGCATCACGCCTCCATGTTTGACACACATTTATCTTTCATGGCCCGATTGACATGTGAAGTCATTTATCTTTCTGGTACGATTGGAACCAATGGGGTCATCAAGCAGTTTCTCATTAAATTCATTTTGTTGGAGAGAGTCCTTGAAAAAACTGAGGACTTTCGTCTAAATATTTATCTTTGCGCTGATCCATCACCATGACAACTGTAGCTATAGGTCCCAGAAACTCCTCCCCTATCTACTTAATACCTGACATTTAATTTATTACACTAGGCTAAGCTTTCACTCCTACAACTTTTAATGAGTTTGTCCTTGATTATGACTTTTTAACCTTTCGAGGTCAAACTGTTCTGAACCCCAATCCCTGACCTCTCGCCCTTGACTGTAAACATCATATCACTCTTCTCCAACTTCAGAAAGTATTGGCTCAGGTGTTTCTAAATTGTTTTAAAGAGGGTATATTCTTAATGTTCCATGTATGTAGATGGATCATAGGGAGTAATAATGTTGATTTGAATGGAAATGAATGTCTCCTAAAAGTAAAACTTAATACTATTATCACATTGCCTTCCTGCCATATTGAACCTTGCTATCTTGGTTTTAATGTTTCGGATGTATCTTGCTCTACAAAACATTGTAATGAACACATGTTTTCACTAAGTAATCACACCTGATAGTGTCAATTAGCCTCTAGGAAAAATCCTAAAATTAGCACTTAATTTAAAAGTGATGGAGTGAGATTTGTGTCAGGCCAAACTCCCACCACACACTACTCACATCTGTTGGTCAAGGTCACTGCCTCATTGTCAGATACAGTGTAAATACTATGGCAGCCAGGTGATATTCTAGTTGGTGTTTTAATAAAGATTTCAATAACAAGGATTGTTCACATAGTCTTTTCTATTATAAGTGAATAATTGAATAAACATTGTCCTTTTCATGTTTTGGTGTCTATCTGTAATGCTTTATTGTCATCGTGTTACATCTTCTGCTAccattatttgtatattttgtaatgttttatgtccatgtgttgtgttttaatgttcttatgttgtgttttaatgttcttatgttgtgttttcttgtccTTGTGTTGCATAGTTTTTGCAATTATGTTCATTTTTGTTGtctatatatcaatgttttttgTGTGTACATTTATAGTGTTATGTTTTGCTGTCCTAGTGTTGTAGTTTGTTGACCCTTTGTTATATCTTGTTGTGTAAAGAACAGACTTTCAATTTCTAGTTATAATGACATCCAGGTCTCAAACCAAACATAAAATTGATTCTGTGATATATGACAATATTGGGtaattatcaaattttaaacCTGATCGAAGGTACCTTATCTAATAAAGCCATTAGTTATAACCTAATCAGGGAAGTGTCTAGCTATTACTGTTCTAGACTCTGCCAATACATACAACCCAGCTGTACGGGAGACAGAAATAGGTCAAGAGAATATTCCTACCTCAGGAAATCTGAACCATCTCAAAAACTTTTAGTGGACATCATTAACATTGCCACACAAAAaaacgaaattgtgtacatcTGTTTATCTCTGTTTCCAGATGTTCTCAGCATTACAAGACAGTAGTAAGGAAATGGTTCTTTATAAATCGGTGGCCATGCTCTAATGGGAACCTTAACCATGTGTCTTACCTAGCTCTCCTTCTAACTCTGTCAAGTTTCCCATCCAACTATGTCACCCAACAGCCCTAGTTTCCAACAAAAACTAGTGTATGTTTCCTTTCAACAGACAACACTTTAATTCTTCTATATCTTCAACTTTTCCTCCCAAGTGTATACCCTTTACAGCCCCAAATTTCTATCTTCCAACGCTGCAACCCCCCCCCCTCTAAATCAGCAAGAAATTGTTCTTAAACTTGACCTAAAAAATAGTCCCTAATTTCCCATTCTGTTCCCTAAAACTCACAGAAATTTCTCCCAACTACCATGACCCAGAACTAGTCTGTAGACATATACTTGTAAACATAGAAATTATCATGTGGTAGTGCTgagtgaaataaaataaaaatctaatGAAGATCATCAGTTTCATCACTAAACAGTGACTTTCACCA from Argopecten irradians isolate NY chromosome 5, Ai_NY, whole genome shotgun sequence includes:
- the LOC138322925 gene encoding myocardin-related transcription factor B-like isoform X2, giving the protein MTCLVQNTTTPSVGGTDSNSGSAWAPLYGGGTHLDQEAIQYIHKFYCKDCRMEEEKAKAAAAAAGGDSPQGGGDNSSDTPSEQPPISPEAMLEEMSLQQSMDKNKESLKRKLMMRRSVTELVEQGIYPPLKTPPAFAEQRKHLERAKTGDLLRHKIIHRPDRQLLVQQHILEDTKIDPSLHERQRLLKRARLADDLNEKLLHRPGPLDLIRGNILKTEDEMLTDAITDGVVQLQVPDNKDSKSYHFVFDDDSSEGAPSPSQTEESGMSDIGSPPVVPPAPDPPPIQLKSQRTSITAPTFTKMSPLNTQSIAVLSTPVTSFTGSLSSSSSSSKNGSSGNGINKASRQKKSKPKTSSKSKVIKFHEYKGPPSASKSQVTSTVTSTPSPAQNSTISSTPPASDTKYHLMLQQQQLFLQWQLEFQQKNMPVPVTLLPHQKVESSTAVSPGSVAGSVIMTTAINSPPTFVSSPPTVVQAQGVVPAQGLLPPQNVVPAQGILATPSVVPAQGMVPSQVATTVVSTSLLQSPAVQHNVIKQQPAQLQTVSQPQVQKVQQVQVQSGQSVVQKPGSQIRTHTVSQNHSSKTQNKSNHVVQKPFSNLEDMKVADLKLELKKRNLPVSGPKPQLIERLKPYVDVIIGVAQGSVNTSMANDNSTSLIKRPVPTIVSVKSVPLPPLDEAICMQSPPCSPKTEQIITTTPLSPEIMDIAQSALNAQNKGGPLTLSQSSIPMAVDNSRPPSVAPMDITMDVDGPADIRRFSPTSVSQAMTPPVTATVTSPKPQPQPQIQTQPTVPIKQANSPPGAAPQISSEILLQQQRRIAQLQKELEESQMRLKLQQMQHQHLQQQQRHLQQQTGTQLVQQPASPPQLSQQPNSPPQQVIQQIIQQPTSPPQFMQPSPQPTPPPQMIHTMTSQPNSPPVILQQPLSPPQSIQQPISPPQLIQQPISPPQQPLSPPQMLTTVTLGEGKISPIPQSMGITKLVQIPTQSLHSMIGNPPVLTTAHGLQLAHHGIPTVMVATSTASDNKKQATKPNLTDFFKTQSLHQSLNIVKPGTSSSTAIFKQPTLLVTSGAKTITLTAPPNGLATTRTASLPSSPVEAKMSLGRTMSNPFFVPQKEPPKYDEAVRNKHNSQQGTGTTELSNGTVPNKIPVKSQAMDDVLEILIRTGELPPSAAQEPPPTPKTTTQTATIPSSASSAATTTATSTVVSYTVTSSEPYAGSISTFTATAPSDNAAENISTLLGSPPPVSSSLSVKHEISEPPPLMVANVLSPDTSTHDLLDINDYMLNQDLNSMDWTSDQSFTLDLNDTTSMHMQTDQEMKCDGVNDFLNVPLLQGGGSNKGAPHGSEPDLTGLGIADSDNCANNQMDVSDWLDVIMPSTGLTPLSANPPASFPSDPILTPKTQQEVLELFNFDDTDFGTPTDLHSGINWEKLTETTGSS
- the LOC138322925 gene encoding myocardin-related transcription factor B-like isoform X1; translated protein: MELLDYITSVPPSPVSTDSNSGSAWAPLYGGGTHLDQEAIQYIHKFYCKDCRMEEEKAKAAAAAAGGDSPQGGGDNSSDTPSEQPPISPEAMLEEMSLQQSMDKNKESLKRKLMMRRSVTELVEQGIYPPLKTPPAFAEQRKHLERAKTGDLLRHKIIHRPDRQLLVQQHILEDTKIDPSLHERQRLLKRARLADDLNEKLLHRPGPLDLIRGNILKTEDEMLTDAITDGVVQLQVPDNKDSKSYHFVFDDDSSEGAPSPSQTEESGMSDIGSPPVVPPAPDPPPIQLKSQRTSITAPTFTKMSPLNTQSIAVLSTPVTSFTGSLSSSSSSSKNGSSGNGINKASRQKKSKPKTSSKSKVIKFHEYKGPPSASKSQVTSTVTSTPSPAQNSTISSTPPASDTKYHLMLQQQQLFLQWQLEFQQKNMPVPVTLLPHQKVESSTAVSPGSVAGSVIMTTAINSPPTFVSSPPTVVQAQGVVPAQGLLPPQNVVPAQGILATPSVVPAQGMVPSQVATTVVSTSLLQSPAVQHNVIKQQPAQLQTVSQPQVQKVQQVQVQSGQSVVQKPGSQIRTHTVSQNHSSKTQNKSNHVVQKPFSNLEDMKVADLKLELKKRNLPVSGPKPQLIERLKPYVDVIIGVAQGSVNTSMANDNSTSLIKRPVPTIVSVKSVPLPPLDEAICMQSPPCSPKTEQIITTTPLSPEIMDIAQSALNAQNKGGPLTLSQSSIPMAVDNSRPPSVAPMDITMDVDGPADIRRFSPTSVSQAMTPPVTATVTSPKPQPQPQIQTQPTVPIKQANSPPGAAPQISSEILLQQQRRIAQLQKELEESQMRLKLQQMQHQHLQQQQRHLQQQTGTQLVQQPASPPQLSQQPNSPPQQVIQQIIQQPTSPPQFMQPSPQPTPPPQMIHTMTSQPNSPPVILQQPLSPPQSIQQPISPPQLIQQPISPPQQPLSPPQMLTTVTLGEGKISPIPQSMGITKLVQIPTQSLHSMIGNPPVLTTAHGLQLAHHGIPTVMVATSTASDNKKQATKPNLTDFFKTQSLHQSLNIVKPGTSSSTAIFKQPTLLVTSGAKTITLTAPPNGLATTRTASLPSSPVEAKMSLGRTMSNPFFVPQKEPPKYDEAVRNKHNSQQGTGTTELSNGTVPNKIPVKSQAMDDVLEILIRTGELPPSAAQEPPPTPKTTTQTATIPSSASSAATTTATSTVVSYTVTSSEPYAGSISTFTATAPSDNAAENISTLLGSPPPVSSSLSVKHEISEPPPLMVANVLSPDTSTHDLLDINDYMLNQDLNSMDWTSDQSFTLDLNDTTSMHMQTDQEMKCDGVNDFLNVPLLQGGGSNKGAPHGSEPDLTGLGIADSDNCANNQMDVSDWLDVIMPSTGLTPLSANPPASFPSDPILTPKTQQEVLELFNFDDTDFGTPTDLHSGINWEKLTETTGSS